In Aegilops tauschii subsp. strangulata cultivar AL8/78 chromosome 3, Aet v6.0, whole genome shotgun sequence, one genomic interval encodes:
- the LOC123497496 gene encoding uncharacterized protein gives MRLCGAPPTPTVLLARRSVTHPSSAGVAVGCYCSSPPPHHSSSSPLVVGSPPTILFWRSTLQLKMFSILETEHDEELNEKDDTFMSIEVEADAEAAAAEASDESVWVHFTKVFDDN, from the exons ATGCGGCTGTGCGGCGCGCCACCAACCCCAACTGTCCTGCTCGCTCGACGGTCCGTGACGCATCCATCCTCCGCCGGTGTAGCTGTTGGCTGCTACTGTTCATCACCACCACCGCACCACTCGTCCTCTTCCCCGCTGGTTGTCGGCTCGCCGCCTACTATCCTCTTCTGGCGCTCAACGTTGCAGCTGAAG ATGTTTTCTATCCTAGAAACAGAACATGATGAGGAATTGAATGAGAAAGATGATACATTTATGAGTATAGAGGTAGAGGCAGATGCAGAAGCAGCTGCTGCAGAAGCAAGCGACGAGTCCGTCTGGGTGCATTTCACCAAAGTTTTTGATGATAATTAG